One window of Methylococcus sp. EFPC2 genomic DNA carries:
- the ftsL gene encoding cell division protein FtsL, with amino-acid sequence MRGLLLLLTLVLASALAVVYTKYRSRMLFAEIQRLEQELEAYEVEWGQLQLEQNTWAERSRIERLARTRLGMVLPQRESIIYIKP; translated from the coding sequence ATGAGAGGGCTATTGCTGTTGTTGACATTGGTTCTGGCCTCGGCGTTGGCGGTCGTCTACACCAAATACCGCTCGCGCATGCTGTTCGCTGAAATTCAAAGGCTCGAACAGGAGCTGGAGGCCTATGAAGTGGAATGGGGGCAGCTCCAGTTGGAGCAGAACACCTGGGCCGAGCGCAGTCGTATAGAAAGGCTGGCCCGCACCCGCTTGGGCATGGTGCTGCCGCAGCGGGAATCCATTATTTACATCAAACCCTGA
- the rsmH gene encoding 16S rRNA (cytosine(1402)-N(4))-methyltransferase RsmH: MTEPQHAHTPVMLAESLAGLAIRPDGFYVDCTFGRGGHARAILDRLGPEGRLLALDKDPHAVAAGEALSRDDARFTIEHASYAELRSRLESHGALGRVAGVLMDLGVSSPQLDDTDRGFSFLREGPLDMRMDITRGPTAAEWLATIGERELVRVLREYGEERYAGRIARAIVAARPLATTRELAEVIEKAAPSREKNKHPATRAFQAIRIAVNRELDDLDAALAQTLDVLQPGGRLVVIAFHSLEDRIVKRFIREQERGKPQPSHLPWVDQPPSRLKRIGKAQLPGREETEINVRARSAVLRVAERVAE; this comes from the coding sequence ATGACCGAGCCTCAGCACGCACACACGCCGGTGATGCTGGCCGAATCTCTGGCCGGGCTTGCGATACGTCCAGATGGATTTTATGTGGACTGCACCTTCGGCCGGGGTGGGCACGCGCGTGCCATCCTGGATCGCTTGGGGCCCGAAGGCCGATTGTTGGCGTTGGACAAAGATCCGCATGCCGTCGCGGCGGGGGAAGCTCTAAGCCGGGACGATGCGCGTTTCACTATCGAACACGCCAGCTATGCGGAACTGAGGTCGCGGCTCGAGTCTCACGGGGCCTTGGGTCGTGTAGCAGGGGTCCTGATGGATTTGGGTGTGTCTTCGCCGCAACTGGACGACACCGACAGGGGATTCAGCTTCTTGCGCGAGGGGCCTTTGGATATGCGCATGGATATCACTCGAGGTCCGACCGCTGCGGAATGGCTGGCTACGATCGGCGAGCGGGAGTTGGTCCGTGTGTTACGGGAGTACGGCGAGGAGCGTTATGCCGGGCGCATCGCGCGCGCCATAGTCGCGGCACGGCCGCTGGCCACTACCCGTGAGTTGGCCGAGGTGATCGAGAAAGCCGCTCCGTCCAGGGAAAAGAACAAGCATCCCGCGACCCGTGCATTCCAGGCGATACGCATCGCGGTCAATCGGGAACTGGACGACCTGGACGCGGCGCTGGCGCAGACCCTCGATGTGCTGCAGCCTGGGGGAAGACTGGTCGTTATCGCATTCCATTCGCTCGAGGATCGCATCGTGAAGCGTTTTATCCGTGAACAAGAGCGAGGCAAGCCCCAGCCGAGCCACCTCCCCTGGGTGGATCAGCCACCGTCGCGCCTCAAGCGCATCGGCAAGGCGCAACTACCGGGGCGGGAGGAAACCGAAATCAATGTTCGCGCCCGGAGCGCAGTCCTGCGCGTAGCGGAGCGAGTTGCGGAATGA
- the mraZ gene encoding division/cell wall cluster transcriptional repressor MraZ: MFRGVNPINLDEKGRLAIPTRYRPELKDCCDHQLVLTVGLDKCLMLYPLPEWEDIERKLVKLPSLDKRTKRLQRLLIGHATECEMDGQGRVLISEPLRKFAGLEKRVVLIGQGNKFELWDEEVWNRSRDEWMDEEGLDDLTDLSPELGSLSF; encoded by the coding sequence TTGTTTCGGGGCGTCAATCCAATCAACCTTGATGAAAAAGGCCGTTTGGCCATACCGACTCGCTATCGGCCGGAGTTGAAGGATTGTTGCGACCATCAATTGGTGCTGACGGTCGGTCTCGATAAGTGCCTCATGCTTTATCCATTACCCGAATGGGAGGACATCGAACGCAAGCTGGTCAAGCTTCCCAGCCTCGATAAGCGTACGAAACGCCTGCAACGACTGCTGATCGGCCACGCCACCGAGTGCGAGATGGACGGTCAGGGGCGGGTATTGATCTCGGAACCCTTGCGCAAGTTTGCCGGCCTCGAAAAACGAGTGGTCTTGATCGGCCAGGGCAACAAGTTCGAATTGTGGGATGAGGAGGTGTGGAACCGCAGCCGCGACGAGTGGATGGACGAGGAGGGATTGGACGATTTGACCGATCTGTCCCCGGAACTGGGCTCCTTGTCTTTCTAA
- the lplT gene encoding lysophospholipid transporter LplT has product MKATPTAQATLPNALTAVLIAQFLSALADNALLFAAIALIKSQQRPESWIPLLQEFFVVAFILLAPFAGPLADAFAKGRVMLLANSLKLAGGVAMLGGIHPLWAYGLVGVGAAAYSPAKYGILSEMVSADRLVAANGLMEGSTIVAILLGVAAGGWLADIAVPLALWTVLACYAGAMLANLFIPNIPAAHTGERFSPSELLRGFITSSALMLKDRDARFSLGCTSLFWGSGATLRLLLVAWVPLALDIHDTSTPANLNGAVAIGIAGGAALASAWIRLDTVNRALWPGLLIGPVIMMLAPAHDLVLAVVFLVTIGLSGGMFVVPLNALLQERGHHTVGAGHAIAIQNLFENLAMLFMVGLYTFSIDHGVDAAHAAVGFGAIIFIGLTLIGVGRLKLSTRRS; this is encoded by the coding sequence ATGAAGGCCACTCCCACCGCTCAAGCCACTCTGCCTAACGCACTGACGGCGGTGCTGATCGCCCAGTTTCTCTCCGCCTTGGCCGACAATGCCTTGTTGTTCGCCGCCATTGCGCTGATCAAGTCGCAACAACGGCCGGAGTCCTGGATTCCCCTTCTGCAGGAATTTTTTGTCGTCGCATTTATCCTGCTCGCACCTTTCGCCGGCCCGCTCGCCGATGCGTTCGCCAAAGGACGGGTAATGCTGCTGGCCAATTCGCTTAAACTGGCGGGGGGAGTCGCCATGCTGGGGGGTATCCACCCCTTATGGGCGTACGGTTTGGTAGGCGTAGGTGCCGCGGCTTATTCGCCGGCCAAATATGGGATACTTTCCGAGATGGTAAGCGCCGACCGATTGGTTGCCGCCAACGGCCTGATGGAAGGCTCGACGATCGTGGCTATCCTGCTAGGCGTCGCTGCCGGCGGTTGGCTCGCCGACATCGCCGTTCCTCTGGCCCTATGGACCGTCCTCGCCTGCTACGCGGGCGCTATGCTGGCCAATCTGTTCATCCCCAATATCCCCGCCGCCCATACTGGGGAGCGCTTTAGCCCGTCTGAACTTCTCCGGGGATTCATAACAAGCAGCGCACTCATGCTTAAAGATCGGGACGCGCGCTTTTCTCTAGGCTGTACCAGCCTTTTTTGGGGCAGCGGGGCAACGCTGCGCCTTCTATTGGTGGCCTGGGTCCCGCTCGCGCTGGACATCCACGACACGAGCACACCCGCCAATCTAAACGGGGCGGTCGCCATCGGCATCGCTGGCGGCGCCGCATTGGCATCGGCCTGGATACGTCTTGACACCGTCAACCGCGCGTTATGGCCGGGTCTGTTGATAGGGCCTGTCATCATGATGCTCGCGCCGGCGCACGACTTGGTGCTGGCAGTTGTATTCCTGGTCACGATCGGACTCAGCGGCGGAATGTTCGTTGTACCACTGAACGCCCTGTTACAAGAGCGCGGACATCACACGGTCGGTGCCGGCCATGCTATAGCCATCCAAAATCTATTCGAGAATCTCGCCATGCTCTTCATGGTTGGCTTATACACATTTTCCATAGATCATGGGGTCGATGCGGCTCATGCCGCAGTTGGCTTCGGAGCCATTATCTTCATTGGACTCACCCTCATAGGTGTGGGACGCCTCAAACTGTCCACCCGTCGCTCATGA
- a CDS encoding YcgN family cysteine cluster protein — MDFWRTKTLNEMTDDEWESLCDGCGKCCLHKIEDEDSGEIFFTRVACRLLDIDSARCTQYSERFHLVSNCLSLRHANYLLSWLPSSCAYRLLAENKDLPAWHPLRTGDPASVHLAGISVREFGIAETPDTDPADFVIEDFE, encoded by the coding sequence ATGGATTTTTGGCGAACCAAAACCCTGAACGAAATGACGGACGACGAATGGGAATCCCTCTGCGACGGCTGTGGTAAGTGTTGCCTGCACAAAATTGAGGACGAAGATAGCGGAGAAATATTCTTCACCCGCGTCGCCTGCAGACTGCTCGATATTGATAGCGCGCGATGCACGCAATATTCCGAGCGCTTCCATCTCGTAAGCAACTGCCTGAGCCTGCGGCACGCCAATTATCTACTCTCGTGGCTGCCATCCAGTTGCGCTTATCGCCTGCTGGCAGAGAACAAGGATTTGCCTGCCTGGCACCCGTTACGCACCGGCGACCCCGCGTCCGTACATCTTGCCGGTATCTCCGTCCGGGAATTCGGCATTGCCGAAACACCGGACACCGACCCGGCCGACTTCGTTATCGAAGACTTCGAATAA
- the rplQ gene encoding 50S ribosomal protein L17: MRHRKSGKKLNITSSHKKALFRNMAVSLFENEIIKTTLPKAKEIRRFAEPLITLSKTDSFAAKRLAFDRLRSRDAVAKLFNVLGPRYAGRPGGYLRILKCGFRPGDSAPMAYVELVDRSQGSSD; the protein is encoded by the coding sequence ATGCGGCATCGCAAGTCGGGTAAAAAGCTTAATATCACCAGCAGCCATAAAAAAGCGCTGTTTCGCAACATGGCGGTTTCGCTTTTTGAGAACGAAATCATCAAGACAACGTTGCCTAAGGCGAAGGAAATTAGACGGTTTGCTGAGCCTTTAATCACGTTATCGAAGACCGATAGCTTCGCAGCCAAGCGGCTTGCATTCGATCGCTTGCGGAGCCGCGATGCGGTGGCCAAGTTGTTTAATGTATTGGGGCCCCGTTACGCCGGCCGTCCAGGCGGGTATCTGCGCATTTTGAAGTGCGGCTTTAGGCCGGGCGACTCCGCGCCGATGGCGTATGTGGAGTTGGTCGATCGAAGCCAGGGCAGCTCTGATTGA
- the rpoA gene encoding DNA-directed RNA polymerase subunit alpha, producing MHSDIADLIKPRLVDVSPIDRNSARIVIEPLERGFGHTLGNALRRVLLSAIPGCAVTEVTIEGVLHEYSTLEGVHEDVIDILLNIKNLAIRNSAGRPAYLKLAKSGAGQVVAADIELTSDIEIVNPGLVIANLTDAGELNATLKVETGRGYRPVAQRSALGEEAPIGSLQIDASFSPIRKVSYTVESARVEQRTDLDRLIIEMETNGTVDPEQVVRHAASILNDHLSVFVDLKGPVAGGRSESKPSFDPLLLRLVDDLELTVRSANCLKAENIFYIGDLIQRTEVDLLKTPNLGKKSLTEIKDVLANKGLSLGMRLENWPPEGLKND from the coding sequence ATGCATAGCGATATTGCTGACCTCATCAAGCCGCGTCTGGTGGACGTAAGTCCTATAGATAGAAATAGCGCGCGAATTGTAATCGAACCCTTGGAGCGTGGCTTTGGTCATACTCTGGGTAATGCGCTCAGACGCGTACTGCTCTCCGCCATTCCTGGTTGCGCGGTTACCGAGGTGACAATCGAAGGCGTCCTGCATGAGTATTCTACGCTGGAGGGTGTGCATGAAGATGTTATCGATATACTGCTGAATATTAAGAATTTGGCGATACGGAACAGCGCAGGCCGCCCGGCTTATTTGAAGCTTGCTAAATCCGGAGCGGGCCAGGTTGTCGCTGCGGATATTGAGCTGACCAGTGATATCGAGATAGTCAATCCGGGGTTGGTGATTGCCAATCTAACCGACGCGGGCGAATTGAATGCAACCTTGAAGGTTGAGACGGGTCGTGGGTACCGGCCTGTGGCGCAAAGGAGCGCGCTTGGGGAGGAGGCTCCCATAGGTTCATTACAGATCGATGCGTCATTTAGCCCCATTAGGAAGGTGTCTTATACGGTCGAGAGTGCGCGCGTAGAGCAGCGTACAGACCTGGATAGGCTGATTATCGAGATGGAAACGAACGGCACCGTCGATCCCGAGCAGGTGGTCAGGCATGCGGCTTCGATACTCAATGATCATTTGTCGGTATTCGTCGATCTGAAAGGCCCGGTCGCGGGTGGTCGTTCGGAATCCAAGCCGTCTTTCGATCCTTTGCTGCTGAGGCTGGTCGATGATCTGGAGTTGACGGTCCGCTCAGCTAATTGCCTGAAGGCAGAGAATATTTTCTATATCGGGGATTTGATTCAACGGACGGAAGTCGATTTGTTAAAAACTCCGAATTTAGGCAAGAAGTCCCTCACTGAGATCAAAGACGTTCTCGCCAATAAGGGACTTTCTCTCGGGATGCGCTTGGAAAACTGGCCTCCTGAAGGTTTGAAAAACGACTAA
- the rpsD gene encoding 30S ribosomal protein S4 produces the protein MARYLGPKCKLARREGTDLFLKSRGKSLEGKCKLDQQPGQHGSKRPRMSNYATQLREKQKLRRIYGVLERQFRKYYFAAAQGKGSTGENLLDILESRLDNVVYRMGFASTRAEARQLVSHKSVLVNGSVLNIPSYQVRAGDVVAIKESSKNQQRIKDALQVSEQYGFPVWVDVDAQKMQGVFKSAPDRSELGSDINEQLVVELYSK, from the coding sequence ATGGCAAGATATCTTGGACCTAAGTGTAAACTCGCGCGCAGAGAAGGAACGGATCTGTTCCTGAAGTCCAGGGGGAAATCCCTGGAGGGTAAGTGCAAGCTCGATCAGCAGCCAGGCCAGCACGGGTCGAAGCGTCCGCGCATGAGCAACTACGCAACTCAGTTGCGTGAAAAGCAGAAGCTGAGACGAATCTACGGGGTGCTGGAGCGCCAGTTCCGTAAATATTATTTCGCAGCCGCGCAGGGCAAGGGCTCTACCGGCGAAAACCTGTTGGATATATTGGAATCCCGCTTGGATAACGTGGTTTATCGCATGGGATTCGCCTCCACGCGCGCAGAAGCGCGGCAATTGGTCAGCCACAAGTCTGTCCTTGTGAACGGTAGTGTACTGAATATACCGTCGTATCAAGTTCGGGCGGGAGATGTGGTTGCTATCAAGGAGTCGTCTAAGAATCAGCAGCGCATTAAAGATGCGTTACAGGTTAGCGAGCAATACGGTTTCCCTGTGTGGGTCGACGTCGACGCGCAGAAGATGCAAGGCGTATTCAAATCCGCGCCTGATCGTAGCGAGCTGGGCTCCGATATAAACGAGCAACTGGTTGTAGAGTTATACTCGAAGTAA
- the rpsK gene encoding 30S ribosomal protein S11, which yields MAGANRSTKRIRKDISDGIAYISASFNNTIITITDRKGNALSWATAGASGFRGSRKSTPFAAQVAAEKAGLVAKEYGIKNLDVRIKGPGPGRESAVRSLNNLGFKISNIIDGTPIPHNGCRPPKRRRV from the coding sequence ATGGCTGGTGCAAACCGCTCGACCAAGCGCATTAGAAAAGATATCTCAGACGGTATCGCATACATTAGCGCGTCCTTCAATAACACTATTATCACCATCACCGATCGCAAGGGCAACGCGCTATCCTGGGCCACCGCGGGAGCATCTGGGTTTCGCGGGTCGCGCAAGAGCACTCCTTTCGCAGCGCAGGTCGCGGCAGAAAAGGCCGGTCTGGTGGCTAAGGAATACGGAATTAAAAATCTTGACGTTCGCATAAAGGGCCCTGGCCCGGGCAGGGAATCTGCCGTGCGATCCCTTAATAATTTGGGTTTCAAGATCTCTAATATCATCGACGGGACGCCTATTCCGCATAACGGTTGCCGGCCGCCTAAAAGGCGTCGTGTGTAA
- the rpsM gene encoding 30S ribosomal protein S13, with protein MARISGVNIPDNKHLVISLTAIYGIGRSRAADICKEVGVEPSVKVKSLAEDQIEKIRDAVSRYLVEGDLRREVSMNIKRLMDLGCYRGLRHRRGLPVRGQRTRTNARTRKGPRRPIRK; from the coding sequence ATGGCACGTATTTCTGGGGTCAATATACCCGACAACAAGCACCTAGTGATTTCTTTGACTGCGATATACGGGATCGGGCGATCTCGCGCGGCCGATATTTGTAAGGAAGTGGGTGTTGAGCCGTCGGTAAAAGTTAAGAGCCTCGCAGAAGATCAAATCGAAAAAATTCGCGATGCCGTGTCAAGATACCTGGTTGAAGGTGATCTCAGGCGTGAAGTGTCCATGAATATCAAGCGTTTGATGGATCTGGGCTGCTATCGCGGGCTGCGTCACCGCAGAGGGTTGCCGGTAAGAGGGCAAAGAACTAGAACGAATGCTAGAACAAGAAAAGGCCCCCGGCGTCCTATTCGTAAATAA
- the rpmJ gene encoding 50S ribosomal protein L36 — MKVRASVKKICRNCKILKRSGTVRVICKDARHKQRQG; from the coding sequence ATGAAAGTAAGAGCATCGGTAAAAAAGATTTGCAGAAATTGTAAGATCTTGAAGCGAAGTGGCACGGTGCGTGTGATTTGTAAAGACGCCCGCCATAAGCAAAGGCAGGGTTGA
- the secY gene encoding preprotein translocase subunit SecY, with amino-acid sequence MNTLNPALTERFGRLTELRQRLLFVLGALVVYRIGAHIPIPGVDPRALAAMFQQQGGSILDMVNMFSGGALKRLSIFALGIMPYISASIILQLMAVVIPQLEQIKKEGESGRKKINQYTRYATVVLASFQAVGIALALQNQVASGVPVVISPGWQFVFITAVSLVSGTVFLMWLGEQVTERGIGNGISIIIFSGIVAGLPSAVGGTLELARTGEMGPLAVIALFAIAFAVTALVVFVERGQRRITINYAKRQEGRKMYAAHKSFLPLKLNMSGVIPPIFASSIILFPATLAGWFGNSANMGWLQDVATTLSPGQPLYVIFYAAAIVFFCFFYAALVFNSTETAENLKKSGAFIPGVRPGQNTASYIDGVMTRLTLAGAIYITLVCLLPEFLIVYWNVPFYFGGTSLLIIVVVVMDFMTQMQTYIISHQYEGLMKKSHISIN; translated from the coding sequence GTGAATACCTTGAATCCAGCGCTGACAGAGAGATTTGGTCGTTTAACCGAGTTGCGCCAGCGTTTGCTGTTTGTTCTCGGCGCGTTGGTTGTTTATAGGATAGGCGCACACATACCGATACCTGGGGTGGACCCTAGGGCACTGGCTGCGATGTTTCAGCAGCAGGGCGGGTCGATTCTCGACATGGTCAACATGTTTTCCGGTGGCGCGCTCAAGAGGCTCAGTATCTTTGCCTTGGGCATCATGCCCTATATATCGGCGTCCATCATCCTCCAATTGATGGCGGTGGTAATCCCGCAACTGGAGCAGATCAAGAAAGAAGGCGAGTCCGGGCGAAAAAAAATAAATCAGTACACCCGGTACGCGACGGTGGTTTTGGCCAGCTTCCAGGCTGTGGGTATCGCATTGGCGCTACAAAACCAAGTAGCCTCCGGCGTTCCGGTCGTAATCAGTCCAGGATGGCAATTTGTTTTCATCACGGCTGTTTCCTTGGTGTCTGGAACCGTTTTTCTGATGTGGCTCGGTGAGCAGGTTACCGAGCGCGGTATCGGCAACGGTATTTCGATTATCATTTTTTCCGGTATCGTGGCGGGTCTACCCTCCGCTGTCGGGGGTACGCTCGAATTGGCTAGAACCGGGGAAATGGGGCCTCTCGCCGTGATAGCGTTGTTTGCGATCGCATTCGCGGTTACCGCTCTGGTGGTGTTCGTAGAGCGCGGGCAGAGACGCATCACCATCAATTATGCTAAGAGGCAGGAAGGCCGCAAGATGTATGCGGCGCACAAGAGTTTTCTTCCTCTGAAGCTCAATATGTCGGGCGTTATCCCACCGATTTTCGCCTCGAGTATTATCCTGTTCCCGGCGACGTTAGCCGGTTGGTTTGGTAACTCGGCTAATATGGGTTGGCTGCAAGACGTGGCGACGACGCTCTCGCCCGGACAGCCTCTTTATGTGATCTTTTACGCGGCAGCCATAGTGTTCTTCTGCTTTTTCTACGCGGCACTGGTGTTTAATTCTACCGAGACCGCCGAGAACTTGAAGAAGTCTGGTGCCTTCATACCTGGTGTGCGTCCGGGCCAGAATACCGCAAGTTACATCGACGGGGTAATGACGCGTCTGACTTTGGCCGGTGCAATCTACATCACGTTGGTGTGCCTGTTGCCGGAATTCCTGATTGTGTATTGGAACGTGCCTTTCTATTTTGGTGGTACGTCATTGCTTATTATCGTCGTGGTCGTTATGGACTTCATGACCCAAATGCAGACTTATATCATCTCTCATCAGTATGAAGGATTGATGAAGAAATCCCATATAAGCATCAATTGA
- the rplO gene encoding 50S ribosomal protein L15: MFLNTIAPAPGSRKKNKRLGRGIGSTLGKTAGRGHKGQHARAGGFHKVGFEGGQMPLQRRLPKVGFKSHLKASVAQVRLSELNGFPEGVTIDIAALIAANVVPARTKRVRVFDSGELNGSVTLRGVSVTRGARALIESKGGKVEA; this comes from the coding sequence ATGTTTCTAAATACAATTGCGCCTGCGCCGGGAAGCCGGAAGAAAAACAAGAGACTTGGCCGCGGCATCGGGTCTACGCTCGGTAAAACAGCCGGTAGGGGTCATAAGGGCCAACATGCCCGGGCTGGTGGCTTCCACAAGGTCGGTTTCGAAGGCGGTCAGATGCCGTTACAGCGCCGTCTGCCTAAGGTGGGTTTCAAATCTCATCTCAAAGCTTCTGTCGCTCAAGTTCGGCTTAGCGAGCTAAACGGTTTCCCGGAAGGGGTGACCATAGACATCGCTGCGCTTATCGCGGCCAATGTCGTGCCGGCTAGAACAAAACGGGTGAGAGTATTCGACTCTGGAGAGTTGAACGGTTCCGTGACTCTCAGGGGAGTATCGGTTACCCGCGGAGCGCGGGCGCTGATTGAGTCCAAGGGCGGCAAAGTAGAGGCCTAA
- the rpmD gene encoding 50S ribosomal protein L30 — protein MSQKLLKVTQIKSKNGRLEAHKACLRGLGIRRIHQTVSVSDTPENRGMIAKVSYMLKVEAQ, from the coding sequence ATGAGTCAGAAACTGCTCAAAGTAACGCAGATCAAAAGCAAGAATGGCCGGCTGGAAGCTCACAAGGCGTGCCTGCGAGGGCTAGGGATACGCCGTATTCATCAGACCGTCTCCGTGTCGGACACGCCTGAAAACCGGGGCATGATTGCGAAAGTATCCTACATGCTAAAAGTCGAGGCTCAGTAA
- the rpsE gene encoding 30S ribosomal protein S5 — translation MANTSSQASSADGLQEKLVAVRRVAKVVKGGRQFGFTALTVVGDGNGRVGYGLCKAREVPVAIQKSMEQARKNLRKVALNGDTLQYPIVASTGAAKVFMQPASEGTGIIAGGAMRAVFEVVGVHNVLAKCIGTNNPINVVRATIKGLSEMRDPKHVAAKRGLTLSELRGQEK, via the coding sequence ATGGCAAATACATCGAGTCAAGCGAGCTCCGCAGATGGTCTTCAGGAAAAGCTCGTCGCAGTCAGGCGAGTGGCGAAAGTTGTAAAAGGCGGGCGACAATTCGGTTTTACGGCGTTGACGGTAGTCGGCGATGGCAACGGCCGCGTTGGATACGGGCTATGCAAGGCCAGGGAAGTCCCGGTTGCAATACAGAAGTCTATGGAACAGGCGCGGAAAAACCTGCGCAAAGTTGCCCTAAACGGCGACACCTTGCAGTATCCGATCGTTGCTAGTACTGGAGCCGCGAAAGTGTTCATGCAACCGGCCTCGGAGGGTACAGGTATCATCGCCGGCGGCGCGATGCGCGCAGTTTTCGAAGTGGTGGGTGTCCATAACGTTCTCGCAAAATGCATCGGCACGAATAACCCAATCAATGTCGTTCGCGCAACGATAAAGGGCCTGTCCGAGATGCGGGATCCTAAACATGTCGCGGCTAAGCGTGGGCTTACACTGTCAGAACTCAGGGGACAGGAGAAATGA
- the rplR gene encoding 50S ribosomal protein L18 produces MDKKESRLKRAAKTRHIIRSLGANRLTVHRTPKHIYAQVFSADGSQVVVSASTLQADVKSKLESYTGNVAAAKVVGSVLAQKALSAGITHVAFDRSGFKYHGRVKALADAAREAGLSL; encoded by the coding sequence GTGGATAAGAAAGAATCTAGATTGAAGCGAGCTGCGAAGACCAGGCACATTATTCGCTCCCTCGGCGCCAACCGCCTTACCGTACACAGGACGCCAAAGCATATTTACGCGCAGGTGTTTTCCGCCGACGGATCACAAGTGGTGGTAAGTGCATCTACGTTGCAAGCGGATGTCAAATCCAAGCTCGAAAGCTACACGGGGAACGTGGCTGCAGCAAAAGTAGTCGGGTCCGTGCTGGCTCAGAAGGCGTTGTCCGCAGGCATTACTCATGTGGCTTTCGATCGCTCGGGTTTCAAATATCATGGCCGCGTCAAAGCATTGGCCGATGCCGCCCGTGAAGCCGGTTTAAGTTTGTAG
- the rplF gene encoding 50S ribosomal protein L6, producing the protein MSRVAKNPVALPKGVEATLNGTLLHVKGAKGALTARLHPSVGVGIGDGAITVDNSKTDKVANALAGTTRANINNMVVGVSAGYEKKLTLVGVGYRAQAKGNVLSLSLGYSHPVEYEVPEGIVVETPVQTEIVVKGCDRQLVGQVAANIRAYRPPEPYKGKGVRYSDEVIIKKEAKKK; encoded by the coding sequence ATGTCAAGAGTAGCCAAAAATCCCGTTGCATTGCCAAAAGGCGTAGAAGCGACTTTGAACGGGACACTGCTTCACGTCAAGGGTGCCAAAGGAGCATTGACCGCCCGACTGCATCCTTCGGTCGGCGTCGGCATCGGTGACGGCGCCATCACCGTAGATAACTCCAAAACGGATAAGGTTGCAAACGCCTTGGCCGGAACCACCCGCGCAAATATTAATAACATGGTGGTCGGAGTCAGCGCTGGATACGAAAAGAAATTGACTTTGGTCGGTGTCGGGTATCGTGCGCAGGCGAAGGGCAATGTATTGAGCCTTTCCTTGGGGTATTCCCACCCCGTCGAATATGAAGTGCCGGAAGGTATCGTAGTCGAAACGCCCGTCCAAACGGAAATAGTCGTAAAAGGTTGCGACCGCCAGTTGGTCGGCCAAGTCGCTGCCAATATCAGAGCCTACCGGCCGCCGGAGCCTTACAAAGGGAAAGGCGTGCGATACTCGGATGAAGTGATTATTAAGAAAGAAGCCAAGAAGAAATAA
- the rpsH gene encoding 30S ribosomal protein S8, with product MSMTDPLADMFTRIMNGQTAGKSEVTVPSSKLKQAICSVLKEEGYIESFSASDSDAKPELTISLKYYKGAPVIESYKRVSRPGRRVYKSKDELPSVLGGLGIAIVSTSKGVMAGNRASHLGQGGEVLCVVS from the coding sequence ATGAGTATGACCGATCCCTTGGCGGATATGTTTACCCGCATCATGAATGGACAAACAGCCGGTAAGTCAGAGGTGACGGTTCCATCTTCTAAGTTGAAGCAGGCTATTTGTTCTGTTCTGAAAGAAGAAGGTTATATCGAGAGTTTCTCGGCGAGCGATAGCGATGCGAAGCCGGAGTTGACTATTTCCTTGAAGTATTACAAGGGTGCTCCTGTTATAGAGTCGTACAAGCGGGTCAGTAGACCCGGTCGCCGGGTATACAAGTCGAAAGACGAGCTGCCAAGCGTACTAGGCGGATTGGGCATAGCCATCGTTTCGACCTCCAAAGGTGTGATGGCGGGAAACCGCGCGAGCCACCTGGGTCAGGGGGGCGAAGTCCTTTGCGTCGTGTCATAA